A single genomic interval of Hydrogenimonas thermophila harbors:
- a CDS encoding DUF3440 domain-containing protein, with protein sequence MVKESKGNVYEETMKRLEFIFKEFDNVYVSFSGGKDSGVLLNLTLKYAKDKGMLDRLGVFHIDYEAQYSETTKYVDRVFESLPKEVENLRCCVPLKCPTSTSMFETYWRPWEESKRDIWVRELPKKYLSKDDFDFITDDMSDYDFQKRFSLWYHQKRKAKKTCVLIGIRAEESLDRWRTIVSDRNINKYKKVSWTTKMYDNVYNAYPIYDWKTEDIWVANAKFGWDYNKLYDLFYYAGVPLNSMRVASPFHDAAKANLSLYRAIDPNIWGKMVSRVNGVNFTAIYGNTKAMGWKNITKPKHFTWKQYAMFLLETLPKEIADNYRKKLETSIKFWKEKGGVLSEEAIKDLQDAGIKFEIGGKTNYKTDKKPVRMEYIDEIDSRDFKLIPTWKRLCVTILKNDHVGKYMGFSQTKREAEKRKMAMKKYKNL encoded by the coding sequence ATGGTAAAAGAATCTAAAGGTAATGTTTATGAAGAGACTATGAAGAGATTGGAGTTTATATTTAAAGAGTTTGATAATGTTTATGTCTCTTTTAGTGGCGGTAAAGATAGTGGAGTGCTACTTAATTTAACTCTTAAATATGCAAAAGATAAAGGTATGTTAGATAGGTTAGGTGTATTTCATATTGATTATGAAGCACAATATAGTGAAACTACTAAGTATGTAGATAGAGTTTTTGAATCATTACCTAAAGAGGTAGAAAATTTAAGATGTTGTGTACCTTTAAAATGTCCTACATCAACAAGTATGTTTGAAACTTATTGGAGACCTTGGGAAGAGAGTAAAAGAGATATTTGGGTTAGAGAACTCCCTAAAAAATATCTTTCAAAAGATGATTTTGATTTTATAACAGATGATATGAGTGATTATGATTTCCAAAAAAGGTTTTCTCTTTGGTATCATCAAAAAAGAAAGGCAAAAAAAACTTGTGTATTGATTGGAATAAGAGCTGAAGAGTCGCTTGATAGATGGAGAACAATAGTAAGCGATAGAAATATTAATAAATATAAAAAAGTATCTTGGACTACAAAGATGTATGATAATGTTTACAATGCATATCCAATATATGACTGGAAAACAGAAGATATATGGGTTGCAAACGCTAAATTTGGATGGGATTATAACAAGTTGTATGATCTATTTTATTATGCAGGAGTTCCTTTAAACAGTATGAGGGTTGCATCTCCATTCCATGATGCTGCGAAAGCGAACTTGTCATTATATAGAGCAATTGATCCTAATATTTGGGGCAAGATGGTTAGTCGTGTAAATGGAGTAAATTTTACTGCTATTTATGGTAATACAAAAGCTATGGGATGGAAAAATATTACAAAGCCTAAACATTTTACTTGGAAACAATATGCAATGTTTCTTTTAGAAACTTTACCTAAAGAGATTGCAGATAATTATAGAAAGAAACTTGAAACAAGTATAAAGTTTTGGAAAGAAAAAGGCGGTGTATTAAGTGAAGAAGCAATAAAAGATTTGCAAGACGCAGGAATAAAATTTGAAATTGGAGGTAAAACTAATTATAAAACAGATAAAAAACCAGTAAGAATGGAATATATTGATGAAATAGATAGTAGAGATTTTAAATTAATACCTACTTGGAAAAGATTATGCGTAACAATATTGAAAAATGATCATGTTGGCAAATATATGGGTTTTTCTCAAACAAAAAGAGAGGCAGAAAAGAGAAAAATGGCAATGAAGAAATATAAAAATTTATAA
- a CDS encoding IbrB-like domain-containing protein, whose product MSFKSPIYNVKAIPLEKIRANSYNPNRVAPPEMKLLEKSIWEDGYTQPIVCYYIEEKDIYEIVDGFHRYTVMKTSKRIREREKGLLPVVVIDKDESNRMASTIRHNRARGTHDIDLMVNIIQDLVESGMSDQWIMKNLGMDADELLRLKQISGIAALFANEEFSKGWEKIDG is encoded by the coding sequence ATGTCATTTAAAAGTCCAATTTATAATGTTAAAGCTATTCCATTAGAAAAGATTAGAGCAAATTCATATAATCCTAATAGAGTTGCTCCACCAGAAATGAAACTTCTTGAAAAATCCATTTGGGAAGATGGATATACACAACCTATAGTATGTTATTACATTGAAGAGAAAGATATTTATGAAATAGTTGATGGATTCCATCGTTACACTGTTATGAAAACATCTAAAAGAATCAGAGAAAGAGAAAAAGGATTGTTACCAGTTGTTGTAATAGATAAAGATGAAAGCAATAGGATGGCATCTACTATTAGGCATAATAGGGCAAGGGGGACACATGATATTGATTTGATGGTTAATATAATTCAAGATTTAGTTGAAAGTGGTATGAGCGATCAATGGATAATGAAGAATTTAGGGATGGATGCAGATGAATTATTAAGATTAAAACAGATTAGTGGTATTGCTGCACTTTTTGCAAATGAAGAGTTTTCTAAAGGTTGGGAAAAGATAGATGGCTAA
- a CDS encoding DEAD/DEAH box helicase, with amino-acid sequence MANWYGYSIKQKFLLYEGKKSCLFRVPYSKYRFWHPKKLVKNSNSDFFKILYTDGFKFRLFKSKKENDNWINYDEKSVSIDELKNFIENPIVLELKRGSIVAQTENSYLFGYIDSDRRFIKFWISRNDCQKVKDTILVYLMRDEEYEIIINDDDIEEKREKIDSVDLYCNYKANKALLDRFGIDLSPERLPVPKDVKIDKALIDDDLCNYNETGKLQTKTTLFLHQQKAVAKVLPARYSALFMDMGTGKTRTTIEILKIRQNKYRKVFWITPVSLKYNVLMEFLKHTNLSREDIYLFDDKTNNEMEIKQRFIIVGIESIASSDRVYLALKKFIEKDDFIIVDESSFIKGNSRRVKRAKRIIELTRDTRYRMILTGTPITQGIVDLYTQMYFLSPKILGYRNFYHFARNHLEYDKEIIGRIVAEYNEDYIAARINPYIYQISKEECLELKGKNYIEKYFYMTEEQEIEYKKTKDYFFERFISYDIDSIFPLFNELQQIVAGFRYKENDEVEIIDDIRVYVLLEVINEIELDRKIIIWTKYRMDIVFIEKMMNEKFGKDSYVVYDGNLNEEKKNQAINRFKTDKKVRFFIAMQSAAAFGLNLVEAKYAIFYNNSFKYSQRIQAEDRIYRIGQDSSVTYIDIICDESIDTTINYSLFLKRNVVEYFKNEINAIKDKKLKKALLEAIINGDLDSYDEVKKKAQKSSAAKRMEKMRRKRGVIPRDEYIKNSLMHKAPWKELGISRATWYRKYKNKAI; translated from the coding sequence ATGGCTAATTGGTATGGCTACTCTATAAAGCAAAAATTTTTACTTTATGAAGGGAAAAAATCTTGTTTGTTTAGGGTGCCTTATAGTAAGTATAGATTTTGGCATCCTAAAAAACTTGTTAAAAATTCAAATAGCGATTTTTTTAAAATTTTATATACTGATGGTTTTAAATTTAGACTTTTTAAATCTAAAAAAGAGAATGATAATTGGATTAATTATGATGAAAAATCAGTTAGTATTGATGAATTAAAAAATTTTATTGAAAATCCTATAGTTTTAGAACTAAAAAGAGGTTCAATAGTTGCACAAACAGAAAATTCATATCTTTTTGGCTATATAGATTCAGATCGTAGATTTATAAAATTTTGGATAAGCAGAAACGATTGTCAAAAAGTAAAGGATACAATATTAGTATATTTAATGAGAGATGAAGAGTATGAAATAATTATCAATGATGATGATATTGAAGAAAAAAGAGAAAAAATTGATAGCGTTGACTTGTATTGTAACTATAAAGCAAATAAAGCTTTGCTAGATAGATTTGGAATAGATTTATCGCCAGAAAGATTGCCAGTCCCTAAAGATGTAAAGATTGATAAAGCTTTGATTGATGATGATTTATGTAATTATAATGAGACAGGTAAGTTACAAACTAAAACCACACTATTTTTACATCAGCAAAAGGCAGTAGCAAAAGTTTTACCAGCAAGGTATAGTGCTTTATTTATGGATATGGGAACAGGAAAGACAAGAACAACAATAGAGATTTTAAAAATAAGACAAAATAAATATAGAAAAGTTTTTTGGATAACTCCAGTATCGTTAAAATATAATGTATTAATGGAGTTTTTAAAGCACACCAATCTATCAAGAGAAGATATATATTTATTTGACGATAAAACAAATAATGAAATGGAGATAAAACAGAGATTTATAATTGTAGGAATAGAATCAATTGCATCTTCTGATAGAGTATATTTAGCATTGAAAAAGTTTATAGAAAAAGATGATTTTATTATTGTTGATGAGAGTAGCTTTATAAAAGGTAACTCAAGAAGAGTTAAGAGAGCAAAAAGAATTATTGAATTAACAAGAGACACAAGATATAGAATGATTTTAACAGGTACTCCAATTACACAAGGAATAGTTGATTTATATACTCAAATGTATTTTTTATCGCCTAAGATTTTAGGATATAGGAACTTTTATCATTTTGCACGAAATCATCTTGAGTATGATAAAGAAATAATAGGTAGGATAGTAGCAGAATATAATGAAGATTATATTGCAGCAAGAATCAATCCTTATATTTATCAAATCAGCAAAGAAGAGTGTTTAGAGTTAAAAGGCAAAAATTATATAGAAAAATATTTTTATATGACTGAAGAGCAGGAAATTGAATATAAAAAAACAAAAGATTATTTTTTTGAGAGATTTATATCATATGACATAGATTCAATTTTTCCACTATTTAATGAACTTCAGCAAATAGTAGCAGGTTTTAGATATAAAGAAAATGATGAAGTCGAAATTATAGATGATATAAGAGTTTATGTTTTACTTGAAGTTATCAACGAGATTGAACTAGATAGAAAAATAATAATATGGACTAAATATAGAATGGATATAGTGTTTATAGAAAAGATGATGAATGAAAAATTTGGAAAAGATAGTTATGTAGTATATGATGGAAATCTAAATGAGGAGAAGAAAAACCAGGCAATAAATAGATTTAAAACTGATAAAAAAGTTAGATTTTTTATCGCTATGCAATCAGCAGCTGCATTTGGATTAAATTTAGTTGAAGCCAAATATGCAATTTTTTACAATAATAGCTTTAAATATTCACAAAGGATTCAAGCGGAAGATAGAATTTATAGAATTGGGCAGGATAGTAGCGTAACATATATTGATATTATTTGTGATGAAAGTATTGATACAACTATTAACTATTCATTATTTTTGAAAAGAAATGTTGTCGAATACTTTAAAAATGAAATTAATGCAATAAAAGATAAAAAACTTAAAAAAGCACTATTGGAAGCAATTATAAATGGTGATTTAGATAGTTATGATGAAGTTAAGAAAAAGGCACAAAAAAGCAGTGCAGCTAAAAGGATGGAAAAAATGAGAAGAAAAAGAGGAGTTATACCAAGAGATGAATATATAAAAAATTCATTAATGCATAAAGCACCTTGGAAAGAGTTAGGTATCAGCAGGGCTACTTGGTATAGAAAATATAAAAATAAAGCGATATGA
- a CDS encoding helix-turn-helix domain-containing protein, producing MKEKESYKSIFTLTELADYLGVTRQAISSYKKNNPKRFELILLGYAAKKLDISYDDLKELNKLKGCIVADNKRNDYRYFYNIQELADFLEVALDTVRAYRKKDTSPYKRNELIKLGFAVYKLNVNFNDLIEFDNYKKSKDKLSK from the coding sequence ATGAAAGAAAAAGAGAGTTACAAAAGCATATTTACACTTACAGAACTTGCAGACTATTTAGGAGTAACCAGACAAGCAATATCATCATACAAGAAAAACAATCCTAAAAGATTTGAACTTATATTACTTGGATATGCTGCTAAGAAGTTAGATATTAGCTATGACGACTTAAAAGAGCTGAATAAACTAAAAGGTTGCATTGTAGCAGATAATAAGAGGAATGATTATAGATATTTTTACAATATACAAGAGTTAGCAGATTTTTTAGAAGTAGCATTAGATACAGTAAGAGCATATAGAAAGAAAGATACATCACCTTATAAAAGAAATGAATTAATAAAATTAGGATTTGCAGTATATAAACTAAATGTTAATTTTAATGATTTAATAGAATTTGATAATTATAAAAAATCCAAAGACAAGTTAAGCAAATAG
- a CDS encoding c-type cytochrome, which translates to MKIKTLVVAIFIAFIVDSANAYLEDIPSMRKVGNAERGYKTFMDAGCIGCHSVKSTGLSATMKPTEAAELLGANPPDLSNVGSIFDSHFLAAFIKNPAHALKVEHKFTGKKKYPYPMVPFRSINGDLDQEVADIVAYLKYIAKKPENITPKMAFETACGRCHSLRTFNWTQIGKKPKFNKRSRELSFELKVAEYQEYLAEYLSKLPPDLSEIAQKRQKEYLKQLIKDPQSKIPGTAMPRVGVTEEMINKIIQYLFEASFSKNFNLHVK; encoded by the coding sequence ATGAAAATTAAAACTTTAGTTGTTGCTATTTTTATAGCATTTATTGTTGATAGTGCCAACGCATATTTAGAAGATATTCCGTCCATGCGTAAAGTTGGTAATGCAGAAAGGGGATATAAGACTTTTATGGACGCTGGCTGTATAGGTTGTCATAGTGTAAAATCAACTGGTTTATCTGCAACAATGAAGCCTACAGAAGCTGCAGAATTATTAGGTGCTAATCCACCAGACTTAAGTAATGTAGGTTCAATTTTTGATTCTCATTTTTTAGCTGCATTTATTAAAAATCCAGCTCATGCTTTGAAAGTTGAGCATAAATTTACTGGTAAAAAAAAGTATCCATATCCAATGGTGCCGTTTCGTAGTATTAATGGCGACCTTGACCAAGAAGTTGCAGATATTGTAGCCTATTTAAAATATATTGCTAAAAAACCAGAAAATATTACTCCTAAAATGGCATTTGAAACAGCATGTGGACGTTGCCATTCGTTAAGAACTTTTAATTGGACACAAATTGGCAAAAAGCCTAAATTTAACAAAAGAAGTAGAGAGCTTTCATTTGAATTAAAGGTAGCTGAATATCAAGAATATTTAGCTGAATACCTTAGTAAATTACCGCCAGACCTTTCAGAGATAGCTCAAAAAAGGCAAAAAGAATATTTAAAACAATTGATTAAAGATCCTCAATCAAAAATACCAGGTACTGCAATGCCACGTGTTGGAGTGACAGAAGAAATGATTAATAAAATAATTCAATACTTGTTTGAAGCGTCTTTTTCTAAAAATTTTAATCTACACGTAAAATAG
- a CDS encoding c-type cytochrome: MKKIVVMLMLMVIGAFAENSSIFNYAEYEKACEQGDSVACVVLSSYELIINKNKGSSNKLISKACWSGDPTACSIIKLNTGRSCDIIEDTVLCNLTKEDKYCKCFYDNFANINSKDNNFAFILKFILKFPVQVEDGLFWTGVEIIDSSTILFNFELNEQTLQFIKKGMNENHLNWNDVKRIIKKEDLLNLQNKFISESALATGLLLFLKKGGKIKYLYKDEKGNELFSYYITKYDFEHLPEPALAKQAAAIYVTSIESGHYSCNTEITNGSGVMNCGTFQIKFSLKTYDYDLDNTGNNIADYVIEAPFSYTLNTQISTILKKRGYNIGSNTNTITPFVNYLIAVIDKYAPMLFITTKNDNIGLPRNRMTNSNVFRFKSKLYKVADVASTLTRLANNGETAKLQKLIDLFLRDTILKDKQNEQNYKKVRNRNNLKNTSVPISSSDTDDNGKLIYLNKCAGCHGIDGKGAKDKISAYGMKGGEYLIKELRDDLTKYGTIDGVLSIIHNGTTGGFGYPMGTMPGGLLVDETAEEVAKYVANDMKSKKPTVFVLCAGCHGADGKGMGGMTPNLTKYGTIDGVVDAINRGSKINKWVQPMPSFKNELTEKEKRDVAAYVLTFGKK, translated from the coding sequence ATGAAAAAGATAGTAGTAATGTTAATGCTGATGGTAATTGGTGCTTTTGCTGAAAATTCTAGCATTTTTAATTATGCTGAATATGAAAAAGCTTGCGAACAGGGTGATAGTGTTGCCTGTGTTGTATTGAGTAGTTATGAACTTATCATTAACAAGAATAAAGGTAGTTCTAATAAATTAATTTCTAAAGCTTGTTGGAGCGGAGATCCTACTGCTTGCAGTATTATAAAACTTAATACTGGCAGATCATGTGATATTATTGAAGATACTGTACTTTGTAATTTAACCAAAGAAGATAAATATTGTAAGTGTTTTTATGATAATTTTGCAAATATTAATTCAAAAGATAATAATTTTGCATTTATTTTAAAATTTATTTTAAAATTTCCAGTTCAAGTTGAAGATGGCCTGTTTTGGACAGGTGTTGAAATCATTGATTCATCTACTATACTTTTTAACTTTGAACTTAATGAGCAAACATTACAATTTATTAAAAAAGGGATGAATGAGAATCATTTAAATTGGAATGATGTTAAAAGAATAATTAAAAAAGAGGATTTGCTTAATTTGCAAAATAAATTTATTTCAGAATCAGCTCTTGCAACAGGACTTCTGCTTTTTTTGAAAAAGGGAGGGAAAATTAAGTATTTATACAAAGATGAAAAAGGAAATGAATTATTTAGTTACTATATAACAAAATACGATTTTGAACATCTTCCTGAACCAGCTTTAGCTAAACAGGCAGCAGCTATTTATGTTACATCAATTGAAAGCGGACACTATAGTTGTAATACTGAAATTACGAATGGATCAGGTGTTATGAATTGTGGTACTTTTCAAATCAAGTTTAGCTTGAAGACATATGATTATGATTTAGATAATACAGGTAATAATATTGCTGATTATGTTATTGAAGCTCCTTTTTCATACACACTAAATACACAAATTTCAACTATTTTGAAAAAGCGAGGTTATAATATTGGAAGCAATACAAATACAATAACACCATTTGTAAACTATCTAATAGCAGTTATTGATAAATATGCACCAATGCTTTTTATTACTACTAAAAATGACAATATTGGACTTCCAAGAAATAGAATGACTAACTCTAATGTTTTTAGATTTAAAAGTAAATTATATAAAGTTGCTGATGTTGCAAGCACTTTAACAAGATTAGCAAATAATGGTGAAACAGCAAAACTACAAAAGTTAATCGATCTCTTTTTGAGAGATACAATTTTAAAAGACAAACAAAATGAGCAAAATTATAAAAAAGTTCGTAATCGTAATAATTTAAAAAATACAAGTGTTCCGATTTCATCTTCTGATACTGATGATAATGGTAAATTGATATATTTAAATAAATGTGCAGGATGTCATGGTATCGATGGTAAAGGTGCTAAAGATAAAATTTCAGCGTATGGTATGAAAGGAGGAGAATATCTTATTAAAGAATTAAGAGATGATCTCACAAAATATGGAACTATAGATGGAGTATTGTCAATTATACACAATGGAACCACTGGAGGTTTTGGCTATCCGATGGGTACAATGCCTGGAGGACTTCTTGTGGATGAAACAGCTGAAGAAGTAGCTAAGTATGTTGCTAACGATATGAAAAGCAAAAAGCCTACTGTATTTGTTCTATGTGCAGGATGTCATGGTGCAGATGGTAAAGGTATGGGAGGGATGACCCCAAATCTTACAAAATATGGAACTATAGATGGTGTAGTTGATGCCATCAATCGAGGTAGTAAAATAAATAAATGGGTACAACCTATGCCATCTTTTAAAAATGAACTTACAGAAAAAGAGAAACGTGACGTTGCTGCTTATGTTCTTACATTTGGTAAAAAATAG
- a CDS encoding immunoglobulin-like domain-containing protein, with product MKKTFLLSIVASIVLNGCNSDSALTTTTSIATTDPITVDADTVPPVIKLLGDNPLTVIVGSDYVDPGATAIDNVDGAVGVDIYNTVDTTKEGEYSVIYTAADSNNNISKTTRTVKVVAAENDTLYNIVSSLKLVGYASEIALSSDGTKAYIADGANGLQIIDISDPTNISIINSINTSDASAIALSSDGAKAYVADGTNGLQIIDISDPANLSIIGNIDLPGNLSGIALSSDGNKAYLTNTVNGLQIIDISDPTNPSIISSIDTEHALAIALSSDGAKAYLADGANGLQIIDISDPANLSIIGSVNTNDTYAVALSSDGTKAYLADGSNLRIVDVSNAANPAIIGNINALSYITAIALSSDNIAYLADGNNLRIVDISNAANPVEIKNISMSPETPLSVTLSSDETKVFAGCANFADENGSLKIINLP from the coding sequence ATGAAAAAAACATTTTTGTTGTCGATTGTTGCATCTATTGTGCTGAATGGTTGTAATAGCGATAGTGCTTTGACTACTACAACATCTATTGCAACAACTGATCCAATTACAGTAGATGCAGATACTGTACCTCCAGTTATCAAGCTATTAGGTGATAATCCATTGACTGTGATTGTAGGTAGTGACTATGTTGATCCAGGAGCAACTGCTATCGATAATGTTGATGGTGCTGTTGGTGTTGATATATACAACACTGTTGATACTACCAAAGAGGGTGAATACAGTGTTATATATACTGCAGCTGATAGCAATAACAATATATCTAAAACAACGCGAACAGTAAAGGTTGTAGCTGCCGAAAACGACACACTCTACAACATTGTTTCTAGTCTGAAGTTAGTAGGATATGCTTCAGAAATTGCATTATCAAGTGATGGTACAAAGGCATATATAGCTGATGGTGCTAACGGCTTGCAAATAATCGATATTAGCGATCCTACTAATATTTCTATTATTAACAGTATTAATACAAGTGATGCATCCGCAATTGCATTATCATCTGATGGTGCAAAGGCATATGTAGCTGATGGTACTAACGGTTTGCAAATAATCGATATTAGCGATCCTGCTAATCTTTCTATTATTGGCAATATAGATTTGCCGGGCAATTTGTCAGGAATTGCATTATCATCTGATGGCAACAAAGCATATTTGACTAATACTGTTAACGGTTTGCAAATAATCGATATTAGCGATCCCACTAATCCTTCTATTATTAGTAGTATTGATACTGAACATGCTTTGGCAATTGCATTATCATCTGATGGTGCAAAGGCATATTTAGCTGATGGTGCTAACGGCTTGCAAATAATCGATATTAGCGATCCTGCTAATCTTTCTATTATTGGCAGTGTTAATACAAATGATACATACGCAGTTGCATTATCATCTGATGGAACAAAGGCATATTTAGCTGATGGTAGTAATTTACGAATAGTTGATGTTAGCAATGCTGCAAATCCTGCAATCATCGGTAACATAAATGCATTAAGTTATATAACTGCAATTGCATTATCATCTGATAACATAGCATATTTAGCTGACGGCAACAACTTAAGAATAGTTGATATTAGCAATGCTGCAAACCCTGTTGAAATTAAAAACATTAGTATGTCTCCAGAAACACCACTAAGCGTAACCTTATCAAGTGATGAAACAAAAGTTTTTGCAGGATGTGCTAATTTTGCAGATGAAAATGGCTCACTAAAGATAATCAATCTACCTTAA
- a CDS encoding type IV secretory system conjugative DNA transfer family protein, giving the protein MHKIEDKIRSAAKTGLDRSLDNNRYRAMEKIEHETQMRLKAFAIENGVYLAPLLVLNFGYFIYAIYQNSMLPYGQDYPIFSFTFLSVFFISIVLTFLNLKVVKPLISSKIEKQQEELTEDVYVSGNKLIKTKEFNKHIDNFIKAEYKISGDERVKEHFIIDTIELANDDKQFEKDPEAIKLPRIALSTGLCISGAPGKGKSVLINQIIKQIPDHNNVKTVIIDVKGEFVEKFYNPDTDIIICPSDLRSSKFSLYKLIKTKIDTGSIAEILVPDDKSSQDPHWVNAARAVVEGLLLYAAKNELSNEEIYETLSNLELLMKIKDDSEVFPIVANFLRVDNNGNPSKESESIISTAIRKAKALQYLAYLDDLETEEIEFKRWLKNGKSGKLFLLSTENLSKVFAPLYGVITSYLISTILDDRDDLNRDIYFILDELPRLGKALGENLEKGLAVGRSKGLKFVMAIQNFDQLKKEFGDKEADAIFGTTNSYIVFQNFYGAQFLEKLFGKTTVIKNSESISFSAEPMGDRITVSRREQTEALINDAKIQRLEKFEFFAKIEGSKDVLKAKLAPKFIKGKKAERYCENPKMYIRNMEADRERRIKKIKNRFVNLENAKYRTGSIKVEF; this is encoded by the coding sequence ATGCATAAAATAGAAGATAAAATCAGATCGGCAGCAAAAACAGGTCTAGATCGTTCACTCGATAATAATCGATATCGTGCAATGGAGAAGATCGAACACGAAACGCAGATGCGTTTGAAGGCTTTTGCTATTGAAAACGGGGTGTATTTAGCCCCGTTGTTAGTTTTAAATTTTGGATACTTTATTTATGCAATATATCAAAATTCAATGTTGCCATACGGACAAGATTATCCAATTTTTTCATTTACTTTCTTATCTGTTTTTTTTATATCTATAGTATTGACTTTTTTAAATTTAAAAGTTGTAAAACCTCTAATCTCTTCTAAAATTGAAAAACAGCAAGAAGAGCTTACAGAAGATGTTTATGTAAGTGGTAACAAGCTTATTAAGACGAAAGAGTTTAATAAACATATCGATAATTTTATTAAAGCAGAGTACAAAATCTCAGGTGATGAACGGGTAAAAGAACACTTTATTATCGATACTATCGAACTTGCGAATGATGATAAACAGTTTGAAAAAGATCCAGAAGCTATTAAATTGCCTAGAATTGCACTTTCAACTGGACTTTGTATATCGGGTGCGCCTGGCAAAGGTAAATCTGTTTTAATTAATCAAATAATTAAGCAGATACCAGATCATAACAATGTAAAAACCGTAATAATAGACGTAAAAGGTGAGTTCGTAGAGAAATTTTATAATCCAGATACAGATATTATCATATGCCCATCTGATCTAAGATCTTCAAAATTCTCTCTTTATAAGCTCATAAAAACCAAAATTGACACAGGTTCAATAGCTGAAATTCTAGTGCCAGACGACAAAAGCAGTCAAGATCCGCACTGGGTTAATGCTGCAAGAGCGGTAGTGGAGGGGTTATTACTCTATGCTGCTAAAAATGAACTAAGTAATGAAGAGATCTATGAAACTCTTTCAAACTTAGAATTGTTGATGAAAATAAAAGATGACAGTGAAGTTTTTCCAATCGTAGCTAATTTCCTAAGAGTAGACAATAATGGAAATCCATCTAAAGAGAGTGAATCTATCATCTCAACCGCTATCAGAAAAGCTAAAGCATTGCAGTATTTAGCTTATTTAGATGACCTTGAAACTGAAGAAATCGAGTTTAAAAGATGGTTGAAAAATGGCAAGAGTGGAAAGCTATTTTTGCTATCAACTGAAAACCTTAGTAAAGTTTTTGCACCGCTTTATGGAGTTATCACGAGCTATTTAATTTCTACAATCCTTGATGATAGAGACGATCTAAACCGTGATATTTACTTTATATTAGACGAGTTGCCACGACTTGGAAAAGCACTTGGTGAAAACCTTGAAAAAGGGCTTGCAGTAGGACGCTCAAAAGGTTTAAAATTTGTCATGGCAATCCAAAATTTCGATCAGCTCAAAAAAGAGTTTGGTGATAAAGAAGCAGACGCGATCTTTGGAACTACTAACAGCTACATAGTTTTTCAAAATTTTTACGGAGCTCAATTTTTAGAAAAGTTGTTTGGCAAAACTACAGTCATAAAAAATAGTGAAAGTATCTCTTTCAGTGCCGAACCGATGGGAGATAGAATTACTGTAAGTCGGAGAGAACAGACGGAAGCACTTATAAATGACGCTAAAATTCAAAGGCTTGAAAAATTTGAATTTTTTGCAAAAATCGAGGGTAGTAAAGATGTGCTTAAAGCTAAGTTAGCACCAAAATTCATTAAGGGCAAAAAGGCAGAGCGATATTGTGAAAACCCTAAAATGTATATTCGCAATATGGAAGCAGATCGAGAGAGACGAATCAAAAAAATCAAAAACAGATTTGTTAATCTTGAAAATGCAAAATATAGAACAGGCTCAATTAAAGTCGAATTCTAA